The sequence CCCTGGTGTGACGCCGGTTAATACTCGGGCACTGACACGAGTTTCGAGTGATCAGCCAATATCAGGTATCAACAATAAATACCAGAAGGAAATGACACCTCCAGGTCCATGACCACTATATGCCGCCGCTCATAATGTGGTCTTCGGGGCTTTTGTGTCTGATTGTGCAGGCGATTGGCGCCTCTGCTCGCTCAGAGTATCCCTCGCCGGAAGTGTTACCGTCACGTGAGCTCCCCAGATTCCAACAATAACAAACCTCCACTCACAGGATCCGTAGCCCCCGGCTCTGGCAAGGGCATCTGGAAGAATGCATACGCGAGCGCTAGAGACTTTGTGGCGCTGCTGACTTTGGAGGAAAAGGTCAACATCACAGGGGGTGTCACGGCTGACAATGTCTGCGCCGGGAATACCGGGACAGTGCCTCGTCTTGGATGGCCAGGAATGTGTTTGCATGATGCAGGGAACGGTGTCAGGGCTACTGACCTTGTGAATTCTTATCCTTCGGCTTTGCATGTTGGTGCTAGCTGGGATAAGAACTTGACGTACCAAAGGGGTTATTACATGGGCAAAGAATTCAAGGCGAAAGGAGGTAAGTTCAGCTTACCACGGTTCTGACATCTGCTAATGGTTTTTAGTAAACGTCTTACTTGGCCCCAATGTTGGTCCCCTTGGAAGGACACCTCTGGGAGGCCGCAACTGGGAAGGCTTCTCTGTTGATCCGTATCTCACGGGTCAGTTGAGTTCCGAGTCCATCATCGGCCACCAAGATGCCGGAGTCATTGCCAACGTCAAGGTGCGTATTATCTGGCGTGGCTCTTGGTCCTATGCTTATTCCTGCAGCACTTTATCGCCAACGAACAAGAGACTTTCCGACGCCCTTACTTCGGAATCGAGGCTGTTTCCTCCAACATCGATGACAAGACTCTCCATGAGTACTACCTCTGGCCCTTTGTCGATAGCGTCAGAGCTGGTGTTGCTTCGGTCATGTGCTCGTACAACCGCATCAACAGTACATACGGATGCGAGAACAGCAAGCTCATGAATGGCATTCTCAAGTCCGAGCTGTCGTTTGATGGCTTTGTGCTTCTTGACTGGAACGCTCGACACAGCCTCTCAAGTGCCAATGCTGGTCTCGACATGGTGATGCCTTTGAGAGGAAACTGGGGAGAGAACCTCACAGAGGCTGTTCACAATGGCACCATCAGCGAGGAACGCATCACGGATATGGCCACTAGGTTTGTTCATAGCCAGTTTGTTCGATTCGTCACTGACGCCTATCAGAATCCTTGCAGCGTGGTACCTCACTGGCCAGGATCTCCATTTCCCTCCTCCTGGTATCGGAATGAAGAACCTCAGTCTCCCGCACGAACAAGTTGATGCACGTGTCCCCGAGTCGAAGCCGATCCTCTTGGAGGGCGCCATCGCTGGCCACGTCCTGGTCAAGAACGAAGACAACGCGCTCCCTTTCCGCGAAAACCCCAAGATGATTTCTGTTTTCGGATACGATGCCACCGTCCCCGAGACAAAGAACACGGATATTCTCTTCGAGCTTGGATATACGTCGTCGCCTGAAATGGGTCAGGCTGTCCTTGGTAAGGAGGAGCATTTCGACCAGGCGGCTAGAGGAGGAACTATTGTCTCAGGAGGACGTGCTGCTGCCAACTCGCCGCCATACATCAGCGATGTAAGTGGAGTCTTCCCAAGATGGTTGAACTATCTAACATTGAGTAGCCCCTCAGCGCCATTCAGCAGAGAGCAGCCAAGGACGGCGGCTGGGTCAACTGGGATCTTTCATCCTTCAACCCTGATGTCAACGGTGCTTCTGATGTTTGCTTGGTCTTTACTAACGCCATGGCCACAGAAGGCTGGGATCGTGATGGTCTTCACGATGACTTTAGCGACGGTTTGATCTTGAACGTGGCATCCAAGTGCGCCAACACCATCGTTGTCATCCATGCTGCTGGCATCCGTCTTGTCGATCAATGGATCGAGCATCCTAACATCACCGCGACTATCATTGCCCACCTTCCCGGCCAGGACAGCGGAGAGTCCCTGGTTAAACTTCTCTACGGTGAAGCTGGTTTCTCGGGAAAGCTGCCCTACACCATTGCCAAGAACGAGAGCGATTACACGCCGTATGCTCCTTGTGGTCTGGAGCCAGGTAGCAAAGACCCGCAGTGCGATTTTACTGAGGGTGTTTACCTCGACTACCGTTCGTTCGATGCTCGAGAGATTACTCCGCGATTCGAGTTCGGATTTGGCCTCAGCTACACCGAGTTCGAGTATTCCTCTCTCAAGATTAGCATCAAGGATACTGCCTCGACCGAGGATCTGTGGCAGGCGATTGCCACAGTCAaggccaccatcaccaacgtcGGCCCGGTCTGTGGCGAGGAGGTGGCCCAGCTCTATGTAGCCATCCCTAATAGCCCACCCAAACAGTTACGTGGCTTTGAGAAGCTGGCTATCGAGAAGGGATCATCAGCTGAGGTCCAGTTTGAGCTGACTCGA comes from Fusarium falciforme chromosome 11, complete sequence and encodes:
- a CDS encoding Fn3-like domain-containing protein codes for the protein MWSSGLLCLIVQAIGASARSEYPSPEVLPSPPGSGKGIWKNAYASARDFVALLTLEEKVNITGGVTADNVCAGNTGTVPRLGWPGMCLHDAGNGVRATDLVNSYPSALHVGASWDKNLTYQRGYYMGKEFKAKGVNVLLGPNVGPLGRTPLGGRNWEGFSVDPYLTGQLSSESIIGHQDAGVIANVKHFIANEQETFRRPYFGIEAVSSNIDDKTLHEYYLWPFVDSVRAGVASVMCSYNRINSTYGCENSKLMNGILKSELSFDGFVLLDWNARHSLSSANAGLDMVMPLRGNWGENLTEAVHNGTISEERITDMATRILAAWYLTGQDLHFPPPGIGMKNLSLPHEQVDARVPESKPILLEGAIAGHVLVKNEDNALPFRENPKMISVFGYDATVPETKNTDILFELGYTSSPEMGQAVLGKEEHFDQAARGGTIVSGGRAAANSPPYISDPLSAIQQRAAKDGGWVNWDLSSFNPDVNGASDVCLVFTNAMATEGWDRDGLHDDFSDGLILNVASKCANTIVVIHAAGIRLVDQWIEHPNITATIIAHLPGQDSGESLVKLLYGEAGFSGKLPYTIAKNESDYTPYAPCGLEPGSKDPQCDFTEGVYLDYRSFDAREITPRFEFGFGLSYTEFEYSSLKISIKDTASTEDLWQAIATVKATITNVGPVCGEEVAQLYVAIPNSPPKQLRGFEKLAIEKGSSAEVQFELTRRDFSVWDVVKQEWTLQTGNYTIFVGASSRSLPLEESFNL